Proteins found in one Scylla paramamosain isolate STU-SP2022 chromosome 44, ASM3559412v1, whole genome shotgun sequence genomic segment:
- the LOC135094189 gene encoding LOW QUALITY PROTEIN: protein mab-21-like 2 (The sequence of the model RefSeq protein was modified relative to this genomic sequence to represent the inferred CDS: deleted 2 bases in 1 codon) → MLVPVELQGAQARVLHQVNKYASERVAARRAAVAKSLREVAKVVQDVLKEVEVQEPRVISSLAEVNGRFEGFTVLSPTEFEAVLYLNQMGEFNFVDDGSIPGSAVLKLSDGRKRSMSLWVEFITASGYLSARKMRSRLHTLVAQSVDKCTYRDAVRMVGDTSEVRLRVRDRYVVQITPAFKCSGVWPRSAAHWPSPHAPWPPPSLVAEVKTEGFDLLSKEPPAGGRAAGGLESDAWALSFSDAENRLLYGAGRRRALAILKTLRDRHLDLPGEPVPAYAVKTLLLYECEKHPREGEWEEGVLGDRLVGVLLQLITCLQCRRCPHYFLPSINLLRGASPPALEAASKQAWRLTRELLTNPKSLEKL, encoded by the exons ATGCTGGTGCCCGTGGAGCTGCAGGGCGCGCAGGCCCGCGTGCTGCACCAAGTCAACAAGTACGCCAGCGAGCGCGTGGCCGCGCGCCGCGCCGCGGTGGCCAAGAGCCTACGGGAGGTAGCCAAGGTGGTGCAGGACGtgctgaaggaggtggaggtgcaggAGCCGCGCGTCATCTCTTCCCTGGCGGAGGTGAACGGCCGCTTCGAGGGCTTCACGGTGCTCTCGCCCACGGAGTTCGAGGCGGTGCTCTACCTCAACCAGATGGGGGAGTTCAACTTCGTGGACGACGGCTCCATCCCCGGCAGTGCCGTGCTCAAGCTGAGCGACGGACGCAAGCGGTCCATGTCCCTGTGGGTGGAGTTCATCACAGCCTCGGGCTATCTGTCTGCCCGCAAGATGCGCTCGCGCCTGCACACGCTGGTGGCGCAGAGCGTGGATAAGTGCACGTACCGCGACGCCGTACGCATGGTGGGCGACACCAGCGAGGTGCGCCTCCGCGTGCGGGACCGCTACGTGGTGCAGATCACGCCCGCCTTCAAGTGTTCGGGCGTGTGGCCGCGCTCAGCCGCCCACTGGCCCTCGCCCCACGCCCCCTGGCCGCCGCCTAGCCTGGTGGCCGAGGTCAAGACGGAGGGCTTCGACCTGCTCAGCAAGGAGCCGCCCGCT GGGGGGCGCGCCGCGGGCGGCCTGGAGAGCGACGCCTGGGCCTTGTCCTTCAGTGACGCCGAGAACCGCCTGCTGTACGGCGCGGGGCGACGCCGCGCCCTGGCCATCCTGAAGACCCTGCGGGACCGCCACCTGGACCTGCCAGGGGAGCCCGTGCCCGCGTACGCCGTGAAGACGCTGCTGCTGTACGAGTGTGAGAAGCACCCGcgggagggggagtgggaggagggcgTGCTGGGGGACCGCCTGGTGGGCGTGCTGCTGCAGCTCATCACCTGCCTGCAGTGTCGCCGCTGCCCCCACTACTTCCTGCCCTCCATTAACCTGCTGCGCGGCGCGTCGCCCCCAGCCCTGGAGGCCGCCTCCAAGCAGGCGTGGCGCCTCACCAGGGAGCTGCTCACCAACCCAAAGAGTCTGGAGAAGCTCTAG
- the LOC135094188 gene encoding protein mab-21-like 2, with protein sequence MLVPSDGVSTGSGKLVAALEQFYSEQVAKRRMVVNKRVEEVVQVAHDLMKHVEAQEPRCLSTLTQAAGRWEGLHILSPHEYQVTIYLNQMGEFNLVDDGTVPGSAVLKLSDGRKRSMSLWVEFITASGYLSSRKMRARFQTLVAQAVEKSQYRDQLRMVGGTSEVRVRIRDTYTLDLTLAFKCYGIWPRSAAHWPELSLPWPGVELAAEVKMSGFTLVSRDCSHLAREKDKDKQDAAITAEGDTWVMVFMEAEDRLLTQGCRKKCLSILKTLRDRHLDLPGNPVSSYVLKTLVLYECEKHPHEWEWDTLSLGDRINGILLQLISCLLCRRCPHYFLPQVDLFRGTPRQSLMQGASQTWRLTRDLLTRTEYLQQC encoded by the coding sequence ATGCTGGTGCCCAGCGACGGCGTGTCCACGGGCTCGGGCAAGCTGGTGGCCGCCCTGGAGCAGTTCTACAGCGAGCAGGTCGCCAAGCGGCGCATGGTGGTCAACAAacgggtggaggaggtggtgcaggTGGCCCATGACCTCATGAAGCATGTGGAGGCGCAGGAGCCGCGCTGCCTCTCCACCCTGACGCAGGCGGCGGGCCGCTGGGAGGGCCTGCACATCCTGTCGCCGCACGAGTACCAGGTGACCATCTACCTCAACCAGATGGGCGAGTTCAACCTGGTGGACGACGGCACGGTGCCGGGCAGCGCCGTGCTCAAGCTGAGCGACGGCAGGAAGCGCTCCATGTCCCTGTGGGTGGAGTTCATCACGGCCTCGGGCTACCTCTCCTCCAGGAAGATGCGGGCGCGCTTCCAGACGCTGGTGGCGCAGGCGGTGGAGAAGTCCCAGTACCGGGACCAGCTACGCATGGTGGGGGGCACGTCTGAGGTGCGGGTGCGGATCAGGGACACCTACACGCTGGACCTCACGCTGGCCTTCAAGTGTTACGGCATCTGGCCGCGCTCCGCCGCCCACTGGCCCGAGCTGTCCCTGCCCTGGCCCGGCGTGGAGCTGGCGGCGGAGGTGAAGATGTCTGGCTTCACGCTGGTGTCCCGGGACTGCTCGCACCTGGCGCgggagaaggacaaggacaagCAGGACGCGGCCATCACGGCGGAGGGCGACACGTGGGTGATGGTGTTCATGGAGGCGGAGGACAGGCTGCTGACGCAGGGCTGCCGCAAGAAGTGTCTGTCCATCCTGAAGACGCTGCGGGACCGCCACCTGGACCTGCCCGGCAACCCCGTGTCCTCCTACGTGCTCAAGACGCTGGTGCTGTACGAGTGTGAGAAGCACCCCCACGAGTGGGAGTGGGACACGCTGAGCCTCGGGGACAGGATCAACGGCATCCTGCTGCAGCTCATCTCCTGCCTGCTGTGCCGCCGCTGCCCCCACTACTTCCTGCCGCAGGTGGACCTCTTCCGGGGCACACCGCGCCAGAGCCTCATGCAGGGCGCCTCGCAGACCTGGCGCCTCACGCGGGACCTGCTCACACGCACGGAGTACCTGCAGCAGTGCTAA